The following are encoded in a window of Thermococcus sp. CX2 genomic DNA:
- a CDS encoding indolepyruvate oxidoreductase subunit beta yields the protein MREYNIVITGVGGQGILTAANLLGWAALRAGYKVRVGEVHGMSQRFGSVIAYVRFGEDVYGAMVPEGKADVILSFEPVEALRYINYLKKGGLVFTNARPIPPVQVSMGLAKYPSLEEIKKVVEEDFEAKFMAFDAEELAMKAGNVITTNVVLIGALTQTPGFPLDAEHVKEVIRVSVPPKAVDVNMKAFDLGVQAAKEMLGL from the coding sequence ATGAGGGAGTACAACATCGTTATCACCGGAGTTGGCGGCCAGGGAATCCTTACGGCCGCAAACCTTCTCGGCTGGGCCGCCCTCCGTGCCGGCTACAAAGTGAGAGTTGGTGAGGTTCACGGAATGAGCCAGCGCTTCGGTAGCGTTATCGCTTACGTCCGCTTCGGCGAAGACGTTTACGGTGCGATGGTTCCGGAAGGAAAAGCTGACGTCATACTCTCCTTCGAGCCTGTCGAGGCTCTGCGCTACATCAACTACCTCAAGAAGGGTGGACTCGTCTTCACCAACGCGAGGCCGATCCCGCCGGTTCAGGTCTCCATGGGCCTCGCCAAGTATCCAAGCTTAGAGGAGATAAAGAAGGTCGTCGAGGAGGACTTCGAGGCCAAGTTCATGGCCTTTGACGCCGAAGAGCTCGCCATGAAGGCCGGCAACGTCATCACCACGAACGTCGTCCTCATTGGAGCACTCACGCAGACCCCAGGCTTCCCGCTTGACGCCGAGCACGTCAAGGAGGTCATCAGGGTTAGTGTTCCACCGAAGGCTGTCGACGTCAACATGAAGGCCTTCGACCTCGGAGTCCAGGCGGCAAAAGAGATGCTTGGGCTCTGA
- a CDS encoding metal-dependent hydrolase, producing the protein MVKVRFLGHAAFEIVGSKRILIDPFLTGNPAAAVKPEELEADLVLVTHAHGDHIGDAVLIAQRTGAKIVAMYDIATYLMENNKGITTIGMNYGPTEIDGVKIVQVPAWHSSSDGKYSIGNACGYIIELDGVKIYHAGDTFVFRDMELLAELYGPIDLALLPIGGHFTMGPREAAKAVEFLKPKKVVPMHYNTWPPIAKDPEEFKRLVGDKAEVVILKPGESLEL; encoded by the coding sequence ATGGTGAAGGTGAGGTTTCTGGGCCATGCAGCTTTCGAGATAGTGGGGAGCAAGAGGATTCTCATCGACCCCTTCTTGACGGGCAACCCGGCCGCGGCGGTAAAGCCCGAGGAGCTTGAAGCCGACCTGGTCCTAGTTACCCACGCCCACGGCGACCACATTGGCGATGCCGTATTGATAGCCCAAAGAACCGGCGCTAAGATAGTGGCGATGTACGACATAGCCACCTACCTCATGGAGAACAACAAGGGGATAACGACCATAGGCATGAACTACGGCCCGACCGAGATTGATGGCGTGAAAATCGTTCAGGTTCCGGCCTGGCACTCCAGCAGCGACGGCAAGTACAGCATTGGAAACGCCTGTGGTTACATCATCGAGCTCGATGGTGTTAAAATCTACCACGCCGGCGACACCTTCGTGTTCAGGGACATGGAGCTGCTCGCAGAGCTCTACGGGCCGATTGATTTGGCACTTCTCCCAATAGGCGGCCACTTCACGATGGGGCCGAGGGAAGCAGCCAAGGCCGTCGAGTTCCTCAAGCCGAAGAAGGTCGTTCCGATGCACTACAACACCTGGCCGCCGATTGCCAAAGACCCTGAGGAGTTCAAGAGGCTCGTCGGAGATAAGGCAGAGGTCGTAATACTCAAACCCGGCGAGAGCCTGGAGCTTTGA
- the iorA gene encoding indolepyruvate ferredoxin oxidoreductase subunit alpha yields the protein MAKVTDIVLWDKPGERVLLLGNQAIARGALEANIAVFAAYPGTPSSELTDTMAMVAKKAGVYMEYSTNEKVAFETALSAAWAGLRAMTAMKHVGLNVAADTFMSAVGMGVEGGFVIMVADDPSMWSSQNEQDTRVYAKFANVPVLEPISPHEAKEMTKYAFELSEKFKHFVILRTTTRSSHARGDVVLGELPEEIKTGKRKFGEFKKDPSRFVDVPSNARRFHPQILEKIEKIREELDNCPFNWIEGKEDAKVGIIAPGLSYAYVKEALAWLGIEDVKILKLGTPFPVPYGLLEKFFDGLEKVLIVEELEPVVEEQVKTWAFDRDIRIPIHGKDIVPRIYEMTTRRAVEAIAKFLGLETPIDFAELDEKYKKVSEMVPPRPPSLCPACPHRNTFYAIKKAATPRAIFPSDIGCYTLGVLPPLKAVDTTVAMGGSIGVAHGLSIALNGSVAEDEHKEGKEKKVIVATIGDSTFFHTGLPALANAIYNRSNVVIVVVDNLVTAMTGDQPNPGTGDTPHGPGKQIMIEEVAKALGADFVAVVDPYDIKATTETIKKALQVEGVSVVVSRRVCALHRIGELRKARIQWPLYQVNEEKCTGCKVCINAYGCPAIYWDAEKKKAKVDPLMCWGCGGCAQVCPFDAFEKVREGEL from the coding sequence ATGGCGAAGGTTACTGACATAGTGTTGTGGGACAAGCCGGGGGAGAGGGTTCTCCTCCTCGGCAATCAGGCCATAGCCAGAGGTGCCCTCGAGGCCAACATAGCGGTTTTTGCCGCCTATCCAGGAACGCCGAGCTCTGAGCTGACTGATACGATGGCAATGGTTGCCAAGAAGGCTGGAGTTTACATGGAGTACTCTACCAACGAGAAAGTGGCTTTTGAGACTGCTTTGAGCGCCGCCTGGGCTGGATTGAGGGCCATGACGGCAATGAAGCACGTTGGCTTGAACGTCGCTGCCGACACCTTCATGAGCGCCGTTGGAATGGGCGTTGAGGGCGGCTTCGTCATAATGGTCGCCGACGACCCGAGCATGTGGTCTTCACAGAACGAGCAGGACACGCGCGTTTATGCTAAGTTCGCGAACGTCCCCGTTCTCGAGCCGATTTCGCCGCATGAAGCCAAGGAGATGACGAAGTACGCCTTCGAGCTGAGTGAGAAGTTCAAGCACTTCGTCATCCTCAGAACCACCACGAGGAGCTCCCACGCTAGGGGCGACGTAGTTCTCGGTGAGCTCCCGGAGGAAATAAAGACCGGCAAGAGGAAGTTCGGTGAGTTCAAGAAGGACCCGAGCAGGTTCGTCGATGTTCCCTCCAACGCGAGGCGCTTCCATCCGCAGATACTCGAGAAGATAGAGAAGATAAGAGAGGAGCTCGACAACTGCCCATTCAACTGGATTGAGGGCAAAGAGGACGCCAAGGTCGGTATCATCGCTCCGGGTTTGAGCTACGCCTACGTCAAGGAAGCTCTGGCATGGCTCGGCATCGAAGACGTCAAGATACTCAAGCTAGGAACCCCGTTCCCGGTTCCATACGGACTTCTCGAGAAGTTCTTCGACGGCCTTGAGAAGGTTCTCATCGTTGAGGAGCTCGAACCGGTGGTTGAGGAGCAGGTCAAGACCTGGGCCTTCGATAGGGACATCAGGATTCCGATACACGGCAAGGACATCGTTCCGAGGATCTACGAGATGACCACGAGGAGAGCTGTCGAGGCCATAGCGAAGTTCCTCGGCCTTGAAACCCCAATAGACTTTGCCGAGCTCGACGAGAAGTATAAGAAAGTTAGCGAGATGGTTCCGCCGAGGCCGCCAAGCCTCTGTCCTGCCTGTCCGCACAGGAACACCTTCTACGCCATCAAGAAGGCCGCAACGCCCAGGGCCATATTCCCGAGCGACATCGGCTGTTACACCCTCGGTGTTCTCCCGCCGCTCAAGGCTGTCGATACAACCGTTGCGATGGGCGGTTCGATAGGAGTTGCCCACGGTCTCAGCATAGCCCTCAACGGCTCCGTCGCCGAGGACGAGCACAAGGAGGGCAAGGAGAAGAAGGTTATCGTGGCAACCATCGGAGACTCGACCTTCTTCCACACGGGACTTCCAGCTTTGGCGAACGCCATCTACAACCGCTCCAACGTCGTCATAGTCGTCGTCGACAACCTCGTCACGGCAATGACCGGTGACCAGCCGAACCCGGGAACCGGCGACACACCGCACGGACCAGGCAAGCAGATTATGATTGAGGAAGTTGCAAAGGCCCTTGGAGCGGACTTCGTTGCGGTCGTTGATCCCTACGACATAAAGGCCACCACCGAGACCATCAAGAAGGCCCTCCAGGTAGAGGGTGTGAGCGTCGTCGTTTCGAGAAGGGTCTGTGCCCTCCACAGGATCGGCGAGCTCAGGAAGGCACGCATACAGTGGCCGCTCTACCAGGTCAACGAGGAGAAGTGTACCGGCTGTAAGGTCTGTATCAACGCCTACGGCTGTCCAGCAATCTACTGGGATGCCGAGAAGAAGAAGGCAAAGGTCGACCCGCTCATGTGCTGGGGCTGCGGTGGATGTGCGCAGGTCTGTCCGTTTGATGCCTTTGAGAAGGTCAGGGAGGGAGAGCTATGA
- the acs gene encoding acetate--CoA ligase alpha subunit produces the protein MTFDYFFKPKAIAVIGASNDPLKLGYEVFKNLKGYQDGKVYPVNVKDEIVQGVKAYRNVKDIPDDVELAVIVVPKKFVKQTIIDCGEKGVKGIVLITAGFGETGEEGKKEERELVEIAHRYGMRIVGPNCVGIMNTHNGMNATFVTNAKKGDIAFISQSGALGAGIIYKTIKEGIGFSKFVSIGNMADIDFAEFMEYLADDPESKAIALYIEGLRDGRKFMEVAKRVTKKKPVIVLKAGKSESGARAASSHTGSLAGSYKIYEAAFKQSGIIVAETIDDMLSMARAFTQPLPKGKRVAIMTNAGGPGVLTADEIDKRGLKLANLEEKTIEELRSFLPPMAAVKNPVDMIASARGEDYYRTAKALLEDPNVDMLIAICVVPTFAGMTPTEHAEGVVRAVKEVNNGKPVLALFMAGYISEPAKEVLEKAGIPSYERPEDAASAAYALVEFAKDVGVLKKE, from the coding sequence ATGACGTTTGATTACTTCTTCAAACCCAAGGCCATAGCCGTGATCGGAGCTTCTAACGATCCTCTCAAGCTCGGCTACGAAGTCTTCAAGAATCTCAAAGGGTACCAGGACGGCAAGGTCTACCCGGTGAACGTCAAGGACGAGATCGTTCAGGGAGTCAAGGCCTACAGGAACGTCAAGGACATTCCGGACGACGTGGAGCTAGCGGTTATCGTTGTCCCCAAGAAGTTCGTCAAGCAAACGATAATCGACTGCGGCGAGAAGGGCGTCAAGGGAATAGTACTCATCACCGCGGGCTTCGGCGAGACCGGCGAGGAAGGAAAGAAAGAGGAGCGTGAGCTCGTCGAGATTGCCCACAGGTACGGAATGAGAATAGTTGGCCCCAACTGCGTCGGAATAATGAACACCCACAACGGCATGAACGCCACCTTCGTGACCAATGCTAAGAAGGGCGACATAGCCTTTATCAGCCAGAGCGGAGCTTTGGGGGCTGGAATCATCTACAAGACCATCAAGGAGGGCATCGGCTTTTCTAAGTTCGTCAGCATAGGTAATATGGCCGACATTGATTTCGCCGAATTCATGGAGTACTTAGCCGACGACCCTGAGAGCAAGGCGATAGCGCTTTACATCGAGGGGCTCAGGGATGGTAGGAAGTTCATGGAGGTTGCAAAGCGGGTAACAAAGAAGAAGCCCGTCATAGTCCTCAAAGCCGGAAAGAGCGAGAGCGGAGCGAGGGCAGCTTCAAGTCATACTGGCTCTCTGGCGGGCTCCTACAAGATTTACGAGGCCGCCTTCAAGCAGAGCGGCATAATCGTTGCCGAAACCATCGACGACATGCTCAGCATGGCTCGTGCCTTCACCCAGCCCCTGCCTAAGGGCAAGCGTGTCGCCATAATGACCAATGCTGGCGGCCCTGGAGTTCTTACGGCCGACGAGATTGACAAGCGCGGATTAAAGCTGGCTAACCTCGAGGAGAAGACGATAGAGGAGCTCCGTTCCTTCCTGCCGCCGATGGCAGCAGTGAAGAATCCAGTCGATATGATAGCGAGCGCCCGCGGCGAGGACTACTACAGAACGGCAAAGGCCCTCCTCGAGGACCCGAACGTTGACATGCTCATAGCGATATGCGTCGTCCCGACCTTCGCGGGAATGACGCCAACTGAGCACGCTGAAGGCGTTGTCAGGGCCGTGAAGGAGGTAAACAACGGCAAGCCGGTCTTGGCGCTCTTCATGGCGGGATACATAAGTGAGCCGGCTAAGGAAGTTCTCGAAAAGGCCGGCATTCCGAGCTATGAGAGACCTGAGGATGCTGCATCTGCCGCTTATGCCCTCGTGGAGTTTGCAAAGGACGTTGGAGTTTTAAAGAAGGAATGA